Proteins encoded within one genomic window of Helicobacter sp. 'house sparrow 1':
- a CDS encoding DNA recombination protein RecN has product MIETIQVKNSIVFDSLDLALHKGLNVFSGVSGSGKSVFMEILLAIFGIGDVNAQQIQALITNLSLDLESILLDHEEEIIVNIVKKEKVRYFINTSLIAKKSLQEVLSPSIKYISLKNATELLPYNLLKTLDNLIGTKEKKFKSLIFQLETKFQELQEAKKAYHQILQEEKNIQELKDLANFEIQKITSIAPKINEYEELMQLKKDFSKKEKLQSQISQALEVMQEIHQIQNALQALDKIHPAFEESIIEVRDILVSENERLEELDTLDPESMLDRISKLSELNQRYGSIQGALDRLEYQKSKLLEYDNLHFNKEKLFLYQEEIEKECKTLAQQISKYRNQYLENFTQELQEICHLLKLSNIRVLLEEIPLISSGVDAIKILLKNTEIPNLSMGEYNRLRLAIMYLETKFSTKTGILILDEIDANLSGEESEGVAKILKQLASSYQIFAISHQPHIPALADQHYLVYKQDSKSYIKILDLNGKVQEIARMISGADITQEAIDFAKKRLGI; this is encoded by the coding sequence ATGATTGAAACAATTCAGGTAAAAAATTCTATTGTTTTTGATTCTTTAGATTTAGCACTACATAAGGGGCTAAATGTATTTAGTGGGGTGAGCGGAAGTGGAAAATCTGTTTTTATGGAAATTTTACTTGCAATTTTTGGTATAGGGGATGTAAATGCACAACAAATTCAAGCACTCATTACTAATCTATCTCTAGACTTAGAATCTATCCTATTAGATCATGAAGAAGAAATCATTGTCAATATTGTCAAAAAAGAAAAAGTGAGATATTTCATCAACACTTCTTTAATAGCAAAAAAGAGTCTCCAAGAAGTTTTGTCTCCTAGCATCAAATACATCTCTCTTAAAAATGCTACAGAGCTTTTGCCATATAATTTATTGAAAACCCTTGATAATCTCATTGGAACTAAAGAAAAAAAGTTTAAATCCCTAATCTTTCAATTAGAAACAAAGTTTCAAGAATTACAAGAAGCAAAAAAAGCTTATCATCAAATTCTTCAGGAAGAAAAAAACATTCAAGAACTCAAAGATTTGGCTAATTTTGAGATACAAAAAATCACTTCTATTGCACCAAAGATTAATGAATATGAAGAACTGATGCAACTAAAAAAAGATTTTTCTAAAAAAGAAAAACTCCAATCTCAAATCTCTCAAGCATTGGAAGTAATGCAAGAAATTCACCAAATACAAAACGCTCTCCAAGCTTTAGATAAAATTCATCCTGCTTTTGAAGAAAGCATCATTGAAGTAAGAGATATTTTAGTATCTGAAAATGAAAGATTAGAAGAACTGGATACACTTGATCCAGAATCAATGCTGGATAGAATTTCAAAACTTTCAGAACTCAATCAAAGATATGGAAGCATTCAAGGAGCTTTAGATCGCCTAGAATACCAAAAATCAAAGCTTTTAGAGTATGATAATTTACATTTTAATAAAGAGAAGCTTTTCTTATATCAAGAAGAAATTGAAAAAGAATGCAAAACTCTAGCACAGCAAATTTCTAAATATCGCAATCAATATTTAGAAAATTTTACACAAGAGCTTCAAGAAATCTGTCATCTATTAAAGCTCTCTAATATAAGAGTTTTATTAGAAGAAATACCACTTATCTCTTCAGGAGTAGATGCTATCAAGATTTTATTAAAAAACACAGAAATACCAAATCTAAGTATGGGAGAATACAATCGTTTAAGACTTGCTATTATGTATCTTGAAACAAAATTTTCAACCAAAACAGGAATTTTAATTTTAGATGAAATTGATGCTAATTTAAGTGGTGAAGAAAGTGAGGGGGTTGCAAAGATCTTAAAACAACTTGCATCAAGCTATCAAATCTTTGCCATATCGCACCAGCCACACATTCCAGCATTAGCAGATCAACATTATTTGGTTTATAAACAAGATTCCAAGAGCTATATCAAAATTCTAGACTTAAATGGAAAAGTTCAAGAAATCGCAAGAATGATTAGTGGAGCAGATATCACGCAAGAAGCAATAGACTTTGCAAAAAAAAGACTGGGTATATGA
- a CDS encoding NAD(+)/NADH kinase — translation MQKKIKKIGVFLRPQTPKEVFLDIKQAFEKSSIEVLLGKSQIAEIDFAPSYTFEEIISKVDAIASVGGDGTLLSLIRKSYGNSIPIFGINTGKLGFLTAINPFEVENFANSLARGTYILEEHMMLEAQINHQKFFAINEFLISKNNLVSGILKIDAYMNNEIFNTYKGDSLIIATPTGSTAYNISAGGSIVYPLCQNILLTPVAAHTLTQRPMVLDSTFILNFKLNTQGFLVIDGQENILVESKDTIIIQKAQKSAILIQPFKRNYFKVLKEKFQWGQND, via the coding sequence ATGCAAAAAAAGATTAAGAAAATAGGGGTATTCTTAAGACCTCAAACTCCAAAAGAGGTTTTTTTAGATATAAAACAAGCATTTGAGAAGTCCAGTATTGAGGTTTTGCTTGGAAAATCTCAAATAGCAGAAATTGACTTTGCCCCCTCTTATACATTTGAAGAGATTATCTCAAAAGTAGATGCTATTGCCTCAGTTGGAGGAGATGGCACTCTACTTTCTTTGATTCGAAAAAGCTATGGAAACTCCATACCTATTTTTGGAATCAATACAGGCAAATTAGGTTTTTTAACAGCTATCAACCCCTTTGAAGTTGAAAATTTTGCCAATTCTCTAGCTAGGGGTACTTATATACTAGAAGAGCATATGATGCTTGAGGCACAGATAAATCATCAAAAATTTTTTGCAATTAATGAATTTTTGATTTCAAAAAATAATCTTGTGAGTGGTATTTTAAAAATAGATGCATATATGAACAATGAAATCTTTAATACCTACAAGGGAGATTCTCTAATTATTGCAACCCCTACTGGTTCTACTGCATATAATATCAGTGCTGGGGGTTCTATTGTTTATCCCTTGTGTCAAAATATCTTACTCACTCCTGTTGCAGCCCACACACTAACCCAAAGGCCTATGGTTTTAGATTCAACTTTTATTCTTAATTTTAAGTTAAATACTCAAGGATTTTTAGTTATAGATGGGCAGGAGAACATACTAGTTGAGTCAAAAGATACAATCATTATTCAAAAAGCACAAAAATCTGCCATACTTATACAACCATTTAAAAGAAATTATTTTAAAGTGCTAAAAGAAAAATTCCAATGGGGACAAAATGATTGA
- a CDS encoding DUF507 family protein, translating to MKLKLKHIPYVANKIAIDIANSSLLEVKTSLEKINQVAREVLEGDLKKESQIDMRAKEILEENIENIEFMRADEKQMFWMIKKQLAQDSNFSLSWEDRYNELSHKLLDELILEGYIKVKVSENLVKNLIFKSIDLYAQMYGEVENSVIEKIRNYKRKLLVGTDEYELVFDKLYQEELKRRGF from the coding sequence ATGAAGTTAAAATTGAAACATATCCCTTATGTGGCCAATAAAATTGCCATTGACATTGCAAACTCTAGTCTTTTGGAAGTAAAAACCTCTCTAGAAAAAATTAATCAGGTAGCTAGAGAAGTTTTAGAAGGGGATCTTAAAAAAGAAAGCCAAATTGATATGAGGGCAAAGGAGATTTTAGAAGAGAATATTGAAAATATTGAGTTTATGCGTGCTGATGAAAAACAGATGTTTTGGATGATAAAAAAACAACTTGCTCAAGATAGTAATTTTTCCCTATCTTGGGAGGATCGCTATAATGAGCTCTCTCATAAACTTTTAGATGAGTTAATTCTTGAGGGGTATATTAAGGTGAAGGTGAGTGAGAACCTTGTAAAAAATCTTATCTTCAAGTCCATTGATCTTTATGCACAAATGTATGGAGAGGTGGAGAATTCTGTGATTGAAAAAATCAGAAATTACAAACGTAAACTTTTGGTGGGAACAGATGAATATGAATTGGTTTTTGATAAGTTGTATCAGGAAGAATTGAAAAGAAGAGGTTTTTAA
- a CDS encoding NFACT family protein, whose product MKLELLQNIANLFKNYSQINSLRRIQDNLFKLQLHQDFFYLDMQKYQSNIFITDTNISNKTYQAPFDLMLQKLTTRARLLDCYCDGNNRILILYCKQNHLYKDFNFFIYFEFTGKHTNVILLNQEHIVLEALRHLNHTKTSREVRPNHALLPLPQREGNFTPVAYSKEQILKLLNQNYFSIMEKKIAHTKEILLRQLEKKLEKYKTLIQNLPKPQDLQNQSQKLNQEATLLLSNLHLIKPFDTQVTLKDFNQNEIKIQIPQTGILPQDYINSIFTQSKKLSKRAKNIYIEEQNLQDKINFIQQKIAFITQTSSLENITILKPAKQSKLKEQKFESFYIENYKISIGKNQDENQMLLEVAKANDIWLHIRNIPSSHMIIHCGKNKPSLSIIQKAGEILVGLNSITKGNFEVDYTLRKFVKIKEKANVVYAKYQTISYKK is encoded by the coding sequence ATGAAGCTAGAGCTATTACAAAACATTGCCAACCTTTTTAAAAATTACTCTCAAATCAACTCTTTAAGACGCATCCAAGATAATCTTTTTAAGCTTCAGCTCCATCAAGATTTCTTTTATCTTGATATGCAAAAATATCAAAGCAATATTTTTATTACAGATACTAATATTAGTAACAAAACTTATCAAGCACCCTTTGATCTTATGCTTCAAAAGCTTACTACACGCGCAAGACTACTTGATTGCTATTGCGATGGTAACAATAGAATCTTAATTTTGTATTGTAAGCAAAATCATCTTTATAAGGATTTTAATTTTTTTATCTATTTTGAATTTACAGGAAAACACACCAATGTAATTCTTCTTAATCAAGAACATATTGTCTTAGAAGCATTAAGACATTTAAACCATACTAAAACCTCTAGAGAGGTAAGACCCAACCATGCCCTATTACCCCTTCCCCAAAGAGAAGGCAATTTTACACCAGTTGCCTATAGCAAGGAACAAATTCTAAAGCTTTTAAACCAAAATTATTTTTCAATAATGGAAAAAAAGATAGCTCATACCAAAGAAATTTTGTTGCGACAATTAGAAAAAAAGTTAGAAAAATACAAAACTTTAATACAAAATCTTCCAAAACCTCAAGATTTACAAAATCAATCTCAAAAGCTCAATCAAGAAGCTACATTGCTTTTAAGCAATTTGCATCTAATTAAGCCATTTGATACACAAGTCACTCTTAAAGACTTTAACCAAAATGAAATAAAAATACAGATACCACAAACAGGGATCTTGCCTCAAGATTATATTAACTCTATTTTTACCCAGAGTAAAAAGTTATCAAAAAGAGCTAAAAATATTTATATTGAAGAGCAAAACCTTCAAGACAAAATTAACTTCATTCAACAAAAAATTGCTTTCATTACTCAAACTTCATCTTTAGAAAATATCACAATCCTAAAACCTGCCAAACAATCCAAATTAAAAGAACAGAAATTTGAAAGTTTTTATATAGAAAACTACAAAATTTCTATTGGAAAGAATCAAGATGAAAACCAAATGTTACTAGAAGTAGCAAAAGCAAATGATATCTGGCTACATATACGCAATATCCCTTCTTCGCATATGATTATTCATTGTGGAAAAAATAAACCTTCCTTATCAATCATCCAAAAAGCTGGTGAAATACTTGTTGGTTTAAACTCTATTACAAAAGGAAACTTTGAAGTCGATTATACTTTAAGAAAGTTTGTTAAAATTAAAGAAAAAGCAAATGTAGTTTATGCAAAATACCAAACCATAAGCTACAAAAAGTAG
- the carA gene encoding glutamine-hydrolyzing carbamoyl-phosphate synthase small subunit, which translates to MQKAWIYFQNGIFFEASCFGACGTSIGEVVFNTSMSGYQEIITDPSYAGQFITFSMPEIGIVGINGLDNESNGVQCKGILVREYNENFSNFRATESLDAFLKKSNVMGLCNINTRDIIKIIRKEGAMMMIASTEISDPDILKKHLQEASHIQDINYVKQVSTKKSYIHQHSVFDFNTFAYGKRPQSSKKVVAIDFGIKTNILNELSAVGLEVEVVPYSFDADDLIQRFKQKEIQGVFLSNGPGDPMLLQDEIKQIKKLVDAKIPMFGICLGHQLLSIANGFNTFKLKFGHHGGNHPVKNLLTGEVEITSQNHNYSVPEEIEQIANITHKNLFDNTIEGVEYKNRPIFSVQHHPESSPGPKEARKLFEKFASML; encoded by the coding sequence ATGCAGAAAGCTTGGATTTATTTTCAAAATGGGATTTTTTTTGAAGCCTCTTGCTTTGGTGCTTGTGGGACTAGTATTGGAGAGGTTGTTTTTAATACCTCAATGAGTGGATATCAGGAGATTATTACTGATCCAAGTTATGCAGGTCAGTTTATTACATTTAGTATGCCAGAGATTGGAATTGTTGGTATTAATGGCTTGGATAATGAATCTAACGGCGTGCAGTGCAAGGGAATATTGGTAAGAGAATATAATGAAAACTTTTCAAATTTTAGGGCTACAGAAAGTCTTGATGCTTTTTTAAAAAAATCAAATGTAATGGGATTATGCAATATCAACACACGCGATATCATAAAAATCATCAGAAAAGAAGGAGCAATGATGATGATTGCTTCAACAGAGATTTCAGATCCTGATATTTTGAAAAAGCATCTACAAGAGGCTTCTCACATACAAGATATCAACTATGTTAAGCAAGTTTCTACAAAAAAGTCTTATATACATCAGCATTCTGTTTTTGATTTCAACACTTTTGCCTATGGTAAAAGGCCTCAATCATCAAAAAAGGTGGTTGCAATTGATTTTGGGATAAAGACTAATATTTTAAATGAATTAAGTGCTGTTGGACTTGAAGTGGAGGTAGTGCCTTATTCTTTTGATGCAGATGATCTAATTCAGAGGTTTAAACAAAAAGAAATTCAAGGTGTATTTTTATCTAATGGTCCTGGGGATCCAATGTTGTTGCAAGATGAAATAAAGCAAATTAAAAAGTTAGTTGATGCAAAAATCCCTATGTTTGGGATTTGTCTTGGGCATCAGCTTTTATCTATCGCAAATGGTTTTAATACTTTTAAATTAAAATTTGGACACCATGGAGGGAATCATCCTGTAAAGAATTTACTTACAGGAGAAGTTGAAATCACTTCACAAAATCATAATTATTCTGTTCCAGAAGAAATTGAGCAAATTGCAAATATTACACATAAGAATCTTTTTGATAACACGATAGAAGGTGTTGAGTATAAAAATAGACCTATTTTTTCTGTGCAACACCATCCAGAATCAAGCCCTGGGCCAAAGGAAGCTCGTAAGCTTTTTGAAAAGTTCGCTTCTATGCTTTAA
- the pseI gene encoding pseudaminic acid synthase produces MKKYNKKPLLVAEISANHQQDLEIAKKSILMAKKAGADSVKIQSYEPSCLTLDSKNDVFKIKDGLWKDENLFELYKKAYLPWEWHPILFKYAREIGIELFSTPFSQKGLEVLEDLKCPRYKIASFELIDPYFIYEVAKTQKPIILSAGIAIDAEIQEAIMMCRKAKNNDITLLQCTSEYPASIKDANLLAMVEFGKKYGVKYGLSDHTLGSLCSIVATALGASLIEKHFIISKTMGGVDSAFSMDFEDFSLLSKDVFDAFLSLGDGAIRKDDKEVKRQRTFARSLFVKKDIKQGEILSLENIGSYRPYAGVHPRFLKSVLGKRAKRDLEFSKPLSPEDFD; encoded by the coding sequence ATGAAAAAATACAATAAAAAGCCTTTATTGGTCGCAGAAATTAGTGCAAATCATCAGCAGGATTTAGAGATTGCAAAGAAAAGTATTTTGATGGCAAAAAAAGCAGGTGCTGATAGTGTGAAAATACAGAGCTATGAGCCTTCTTGCCTTACTTTGGATTCTAAAAATGATGTTTTTAAGATTAAAGATGGGTTATGGAAGGATGAAAATTTATTTGAACTTTATAAAAAAGCATATCTACCTTGGGAATGGCATCCAATTTTATTTAAATATGCAAGAGAAATAGGAATAGAGTTATTTAGCACTCCTTTTAGTCAAAAAGGGTTAGAAGTGCTTGAAGATTTAAAATGTCCTCGTTACAAAATTGCAAGTTTTGAGTTAATTGATCCTTATTTTATTTATGAAGTAGCCAAGACACAAAAGCCTATTATACTCTCAGCAGGAATTGCTATAGATGCAGAGATTCAAGAAGCAATTATGATGTGTAGAAAAGCTAAAAACAATGATATTACGCTATTGCAATGCACTAGTGAATATCCAGCATCTATTAAAGATGCCAATCTTTTGGCAATGGTGGAGTTTGGTAAAAAATATGGTGTTAAATACGGATTATCAGATCATACTCTAGGAAGTTTGTGCTCAATTGTTGCAACCGCATTAGGAGCAAGTTTAATTGAAAAGCATTTTATTATTAGCAAAACAATGGGTGGAGTTGATAGTGCCTTTAGTATGGATTTTGAAGATTTTAGCTTACTTTCAAAAGATGTCTTTGATGCATTTTTATCTCTAGGAGATGGTGCAATACGAAAGGATGATAAAGAAGTGAAAAGGCAAAGAACTTTTGCCCGCAGTCTTTTTGTAAAAAAAGATATCAAACAAGGAGAAATTTTAAGTTTAGAAAATATTGGATCTTATCGACCCTATGCTGGAGTGCATCCTAGGTTTTTAAAGTCAGTTTTGGGAAAAAGAGCAAAAAGAGATCTAGAGTTCTCTAAACCCCTTAGTCCTGAGGATTTTGATTAA
- the fur gene encoding ferric iron uptake transcriptional regulator produces the protein MQNRLETLESILKRLRISIKKNGLKNSKQREEIISVLYKNRTHLSPEEIAQEIRTKDKNTSISSIYRILNFLEKEKFVTTLETDKSGKRYEIAAKEHHDHIICLECGEIQEFVDPDIERQQIKIAQLNNCKLISHDMKLFVVCGKCQKFNQNPQD, from the coding sequence ATGCAAAATAGACTTGAAACTTTAGAATCTATCTTGAAACGGCTAAGAATTTCAATCAAAAAGAATGGGCTAAAGAATTCAAAACAGCGGGAGGAGATTATTTCTGTTTTATACAAAAATCGAACACACTTAAGCCCTGAGGAGATCGCTCAAGAAATCCGCACCAAAGACAAGAACACAAGCATCTCTTCAATCTACCGTATCTTAAACTTCCTAGAAAAAGAAAAATTCGTCACTACTTTAGAAACAGATAAAAGTGGTAAGCGCTATGAAATTGCAGCAAAAGAGCATCACGATCATATTATATGCCTTGAGTGTGGAGAGATTCAAGAATTTGTTGATCCTGACATTGAAAGACAACAAATAAAAATTGCTCAACTTAATAATTGCAAGCTTATTAGCCATGATATGAAACTCTTTGTTGTATGTGGTAAATGTCAAAAATTTAATCAAAATCCTCAGGACTAA
- a CDS encoding methyl-accepting chemotaxis protein, which yields MFWGSKKNRLEMAKKDLEIDQLKKQIAILSQVAEFGVQEIVVGFREEKVVFMNDAAKAVGMEVLERLDFEAQKVFINGFEYQIKNMQLHDEIYYVLSRSDLRNEVTDGVDLFAIYHQSIKDGIIEAQSSLLSILNELKQILGETQKGEELGNSGLKLSNQALNDVQILHQKMQDSIILVNSLTQKSNEITSVISLIDDIAEQTNLLALNAAIEAARAGDHGRGFAVVADEVRKLAEKTQKATKEIAVVVKSMQQESHDIQTSIEATNQATQDIKEKVESLHHNVNDYKIGSEVTKYTVQNSNNQVFCTLAKLDHTVYKNNLYASIFNIASDFNQVDHTQCRLGKWYFEGEGKNSFSDTQGYKKLDSHHLKVHSNANALAQSFKDDREKVSRALINEKVLGMEKASKGVMDCIDEMFKEKQESIELLKQKARNTH from the coding sequence ATGTTTTGGGGTTCTAAAAAAAATCGGCTTGAGATGGCTAAGAAGGACTTAGAGATTGATCAGTTGAAAAAACAGATTGCTATCTTGAGTCAGGTTGCAGAGTTTGGCGTTCAAGAAATAGTGGTAGGCTTTAGGGAAGAAAAAGTTGTTTTTATGAATGATGCTGCCAAGGCTGTTGGAATGGAAGTGTTGGAGAGATTAGATTTTGAAGCACAAAAAGTTTTTATTAATGGCTTTGAGTATCAAATCAAGAATATGCAATTGCATGATGAAATCTATTATGTATTGTCTAGATCAGATTTGCGTAATGAAGTTACAGATGGTGTTGATTTATTTGCTATCTATCATCAAAGCATAAAAGATGGCATTATTGAAGCTCAAAGTTCTTTATTAAGCATTCTAAATGAATTAAAACAGATACTTGGAGAAACTCAGAAGGGTGAAGAATTAGGAAATAGCGGATTAAAGCTAAGTAATCAGGCCTTAAATGATGTTCAAATCTTGCATCAAAAAATGCAAGATTCTATTATTTTAGTGAATTCTTTGACTCAAAAGAGTAATGAGATTACCAGCGTTATTTCGCTGATTGATGATATTGCAGAGCAAACAAATCTTCTAGCGTTAAATGCTGCCATAGAAGCTGCTAGGGCAGGGGATCATGGTAGAGGTTTTGCTGTTGTTGCAGATGAAGTTAGGAAGCTTGCAGAAAAAACCCAAAAAGCTACAAAAGAAATTGCTGTTGTTGTCAAATCAATGCAGCAAGAATCTCATGATATACAAACAAGTATAGAAGCTACAAATCAGGCAACACAGGATATTAAAGAAAAGGTCGAAAGTTTGCATCATAATGTAAATGATTATAAGATAGGTTCAGAGGTTACAAAATATACAGTTCAAAATTCTAATAATCAGGTTTTTTGTACTCTTGCAAAGTTAGATCACACTGTATATAAGAATAATTTATATGCTTCTATCTTTAATATAGCAAGTGATTTTAATCAAGTAGATCATACTCAATGTCGTCTAGGTAAGTGGTATTTTGAGGGTGAAGGGAAAAATAGTTTTTCAGATACGCAGGGGTATAAAAAGTTGGATAGCCATCACTTAAAGGTGCATAGCAATGCAAACGCTTTAGCCCAATCTTTTAAAGATGATAGAGAAAAAGTCTCAAGGGCGTTGATTAATGAAAAGGTTCTTGGTATGGAAAAGGCCAGTAAGGGGGTTATGGATTGTATTGATGAAATGTTTAAAGAAAAGCAAGAAAGCATTGAATTATTAAAGCAAAAAGCTAGGAATACTCATTGA
- the pseH gene encoding UDP-4-amino-4,6-dideoxy-N-acetyl-beta-L-altrosamine N-acetyltransferase, giving the protein MIDDISGIRVINFVSLNQEDVMEVFYLRNHPEITKWAITQNISLKEHLEFVQKLKNDSTKCYFLLKREKVTLGVVSLSRINVMHKNAYIGIYKNPALNKVGKDLLMVLEEIAFKKMKLHSLFLEVLEDNVKAIAFYQKNGYSYQGCLKDFMYYNHQYKDVLIYEKIQ; this is encoded by the coding sequence TTGATAGATGACATTAGTGGAATAAGGGTAATTAATTTTGTTTCTCTAAATCAAGAGGATGTGATGGAAGTATTTTATTTACGCAATCATCCAGAGATCACAAAGTGGGCAATCACTCAAAATATCTCTCTTAAAGAACATCTAGAATTTGTGCAAAAATTAAAAAATGATTCTACAAAATGTTATTTTTTATTAAAAAGAGAAAAAGTAACTCTTGGAGTAGTTTCCTTATCTAGAATAAATGTTATGCATAAAAATGCCTATATAGGTATTTACAAAAATCCAGCTTTAAACAAAGTTGGAAAAGATCTTTTAATGGTTTTAGAAGAGATTGCTTTTAAAAAAATGAAGCTTCATTCTTTATTTTTAGAGGTTTTGGAGGACAATGTTAAAGCAATTGCCTTTTATCAAAAGAATGGTTATTCTTATCAGGGTTGTTTAAAAGATTTTATGTATTACAATCATCAATATAAGGATGTCTTGATTTATGAAAAAATACAATAA
- a CDS encoding transglycosylase domain-containing protein: MRFLSIRKILTIGCFLLVGGILWLVFVWLSLQDDVSKLKNYNPQVTTQILDRKDRLVANIYGDQFRFYAKFDEIPPRMIEALIAVEDTLFFEHHGINYDAIFRAIVKNLRHGKYSEGGSTLTQQLIKNTILTRDKTLYRKIKEAILAIQIEIALSKEEILERYLNDTFLGHGYYGVKAAAQGYFKKNLDQLTLKEIAMIAGLPRAPSFYDPTKNLDFSLSRANNILERLYVLGWISESEYKSALVEIPEVFNQSLAQNQAPYVVDMVLKQLSYIPDLRTAGYVIKINLDLDYQRIAQEVFEQGYKNALKLNRIQDKESSLNGAMIVTHSRTGEILALIGGVDYNKSAFNRATQARRQVGSTIKPFIYQNAFDAGYSPATMIPDVARSFGSDDEYWRPKNAGNSFNGIVSLRYALIHSLNLATINLVDMVGFDKTYEAIKSYGFNPSAKNLTIVLGSLVASPMDLARAYSLFSNEGTILEPQLISQLISRDEKKETFYVKQEEFTTPKQAFLVTSILQEVVKNGTGRRARVKGMDVAGKTGTTNNNNDAWFCGFTPDIQAIIWFGNDNNSSIGNIGGGTSLIAPIFSNFINEILKIDPGLKKHFRIPDGVHQKTIDGVKYFYTDISKLPDKKITEEENKLIF, encoded by the coding sequence TTGAGATTTTTATCCATAAGAAAGATTCTTACAATAGGCTGTTTTCTCTTAGTTGGTGGAATATTATGGCTAGTATTTGTTTGGTTGAGTTTGCAGGATGATGTTTCTAAACTAAAAAATTATAATCCTCAGGTTACAACACAAATACTTGATAGAAAAGATAGATTAGTTGCTAACATTTATGGAGATCAATTTAGATTCTATGCTAAGTTTGATGAAATACCGCCTCGTATGATAGAAGCTCTCATTGCTGTGGAAGATACTTTATTTTTTGAACATCATGGAATTAATTATGATGCAATTTTCAGGGCTATTGTTAAAAATTTGAGGCATGGCAAGTATTCTGAGGGTGGCAGTACGCTCACACAACAACTTATCAAAAATACTATACTCACAAGAGACAAGACCCTTTATCGTAAAATAAAAGAGGCAATTTTAGCAATTCAAATTGAAATAGCTCTAAGCAAGGAAGAGATTTTAGAGCGCTATTTAAATGATACTTTTTTAGGTCATGGATATTATGGAGTTAAAGCTGCAGCACAAGGATACTTTAAGAAGAATTTAGATCAGCTGACACTCAAAGAAATTGCAATGATTGCAGGACTTCCTAGAGCACCAAGCTTTTATGATCCAACAAAGAATTTAGACTTTTCCTTAAGTCGCGCAAATAACATTTTAGAAAGACTGTATGTACTTGGTTGGATTAGTGAGAGTGAGTACAAAAGTGCTTTAGTAGAGATTCCAGAAGTTTTTAATCAAAGCCTGGCTCAAAATCAAGCCCCTTATGTTGTGGATATGGTTTTAAAGCAACTATCTTATATTCCTGACCTAAGGACAGCAGGCTATGTTATAAAAATCAACCTTGATTTAGATTATCAAAGAATTGCACAGGAAGTTTTTGAGCAAGGATATAAAAATGCCCTAAAGCTTAATCGTATTCAAGATAAAGAAAGTAGTCTAAATGGTGCAATGATTGTCACACATTCAAGAACGGGTGAGATTTTGGCATTAATTGGTGGGGTGGATTACAACAAAAGCGCTTTTAATCGTGCAACGCAAGCAAGAAGACAGGTTGGGAGCACAATAAAACCTTTTATTTATCAAAATGCATTTGATGCGGGTTATTCTCCTGCTACTATGATTCCAGATGTAGCAAGAAGCTTTGGTAGTGATGATGAATATTGGAGACCCAAGAATGCAGGAAATTCCTTTAATGGAATTGTGAGCTTGCGTTATGCTTTAATCCACTCACTAAATCTAGCCACAATAAACCTTGTGGATATGGTAGGCTTTGACAAAACCTATGAGGCGATAAAATCTTATGGTTTCAATCCCAGTGCAAAGAATTTAACTATTGTCTTAGGAAGTCTTGTTGCATCTCCTATGGATTTAGCAAGGGCATATTCTCTCTTTTCTAATGAGGGAACAATTTTAGAACCTCAATTAATATCACAGCTGATTTCAAGAGACGAGAAAAAAGAGACTTTTTATGTAAAACAAGAAGAATTTACAACACCTAAACAAGCATTTTTAGTTACTTCTATCTTGCAAGAAGTTGTAAAAAATGGAACAGGTAGAAGAGCAAGAGTGAAGGGTATGGATGTTGCTGGAAAGACAGGAACAACAAATAATAATAATGATGCGTGGTTTTGTGGATTTACACCTGATATTCAAGCAATTATCTGGTTTGGGAATGATAATAATAGTTCTATTGGGAACATAGGCGGTGGAACAAGTCTTATAGCCCCAATTTTTTCAAACTTTATAAATGAAATTTTAAAAATCGATCCAGGACTAAAAAAGCATTTTAGAATTCCAGATGGAGTACATCAAAAAACCATTGATGGAGTGAAGTATTTTTATACAGATATTTCAAAGTTGCCAGATAAAAAAATTACAGAGGAAGAAAATAAACTTATCTTTTGA